CGCGGCAGCCTGGTCATCGACCTGAACGACTTCGACGAGACCGTGGCCGGCCCCTGGGAGTGGGACCTCAAGCGTCTCGCCACCTCGCTGGTGCTCGCGGGCCGCGAGGCCGGTGCGGACGAGGACACCTGCCGCAGGGGTGCGTACGACACGGTGGGCGCGTACCGGCGGACCATGCGGCTGCTGGCACGGCTGCCCGCGCTCGACGCGTGGAACGCCATCGCCGACGAGGAACTGGTCTCGCACACGGACGCGCGGGATCTGCTGGGCACCCTGGAGCGGGTGTCGGAGAAGGCGCGCAACAACACCAGCGCCCGCTTCGCCGCGAAGTCCACGGAGGACTCCGGGGACGGCGGGCGCCGGTTCGTCGACGCGCCGCCGGTGCTGCGCCGGGTGCCGGACGCGGAGGCCGCAGCCGTGGCGGCGGGGCTGGGTGACTACCTGAGCACCGTCTCGGAGGACCGGGTGCCGCTGCTGGCCCGGTACGCGATCCACGATGTGGCGTTCCGGGTGGTCGGCACGGGGAGCGTGGGCACCCGGTCGTACGTGGTGCTGCTGCTGGATCACCGGGGCGAGCCGCTGGTCCTGCAGGTGAAGGAGGCCAGGCAGTCGGTGCTGGCGCCCTATCTGCCGGCCGTGGGCTTCGATGTGCCGGAGGTGGGGCACGAGGGGCGCCGGGTCGTGCTCGGGCAGAAGCGGATGCAGGTTGTCAGCGACATCCTGCTGGGCTGGGCGACCGTGGAGGGCCGGCCCTTCCAGGTGCGTCAGTTCAGGAACCGGAAGGGCAGCGTCGACCCGGCGGCGCTGGCGGCCGACCAGGTCGACGACTACGGCCGGATGACCGGTGCGCTGCTGGCGCGGGCTCATGCGCACAGTGCCGATCCACGGCTCATCGCGGGCTACTGCGGGAAGAACGACGAGCTGGACGAAGCGGTGGCGGCGTTCGCGGTGACGTATGCGGACCGTACCGAGGCGGACCACGCGGAGCTGGTGCAGGCCATCGGCGCAGGACGGATAGCCGCCGAGCAGGGGGTGTGAGGCCTGCTGTGCGGGGGTGCGTTGCCCGCCCCGGGGCCTGCTGTGTCAGGGGTGTGATGCCCGCTGCGCCGACCGCGCGTCCTCGGCAGGCCGGCCGTGGCCATACGCTGGACGGGTGACCCACGAAGCCCCCGGGGTGCCGACCACCCGGAACGACGATGCCCGGCAGGACGACGCCCTGCAGGACGAGCAGCCCGGCTCCCCTGCCGAGACGCCCGCTGACGGCGGCGACGGCGCTGCGGGAGCCGCCGCAGCCGGTGCGGATGCCGGTGCGTCCGCGGCCGGCGAGACCACTGGGCAGGCGCGTCCCGAGGCACGGCTGGCACATGCTGTGCGGGTGGCCGAGCAGGCGCTGATCGAGTTCGAGATCGCGGTCGAGACGTTCCGGGTCGAGGTGGAGAACTTCTCCCGGCTGCACCACCAGCGGCTGGGCCCGATGTACGCACGGCTCGACGAGCTCGACGCGCAGATCGCGGAGGCACGGGCCGCCAGAACGGGCGATCCCGAGGATCTGCGCAAGGCGCAGGACGCGCGCTCGATCGTGATGCCGATGCCGGGGATCGACGA
This genomic interval from Streptomyces sp. NBC_00464 contains the following:
- a CDS encoding DUF2252 domain-containing protein, with protein sequence MSEIEATVPVQRAVKDGARIPVVPGFARRVDPENPSAPLSPRDAGKALRRHVPRSSHSSLVLPAGRPDAVRAVEESNQGRVPGLTPIRVGRMAATPFAFLRGSAGLMAHDLVGTPVTGVAAQLCGDAHAANFGLYGDARGSLVIDLNDFDETVAGPWEWDLKRLATSLVLAGREAGADEDTCRRGAYDTVGAYRRTMRLLARLPALDAWNAIADEELVSHTDARDLLGTLERVSEKARNNTSARFAAKSTEDSGDGGRRFVDAPPVLRRVPDAEAAAVAAGLGDYLSTVSEDRVPLLARYAIHDVAFRVVGTGSVGTRSYVVLLLDHRGEPLVLQVKEARQSVLAPYLPAVGFDVPEVGHEGRRVVLGQKRMQVVSDILLGWATVEGRPFQVRQFRNRKGSVDPAALAADQVDDYGRMTGALLARAHAHSADPRLIAGYCGKNDELDEAVAAFAVTYADRTEADHAELVQAIGAGRIAAEQGV